The following proteins come from a genomic window of Girardinichthys multiradiatus isolate DD_20200921_A chromosome 8, DD_fGirMul_XY1, whole genome shotgun sequence:
- the LOC124872569 gene encoding homer protein homolog 1-like isoform X2, giving the protein MTFTKTSQKFGQWADSRANTVYGLGFSSESHLSKFAEKFAEFKEAARLAKERSQEKTELTSTPSQESASAPGDLQSPLTSESINGTDEDRVTPNTPKHSKARAEPSQNALPFSHSSSSINKHWEAELAALKGNNAKLTAALLESTANVKQWKQQLGAYQEEAERLHKRVTELECVSGQTTAIKSQKTELNRTIEELELALKAKEEELERLKAEVESANEFRFQKDTLTQKLKETESRNQMLEVQLSDLEQRLESSQLERETYRNNLCSLLELLDSKIFELTELRDMLAKLMEGS; this is encoded by the exons ATGACCTTCACCAAGACGTCGCAGAAGTTCGGCCAGTGGGCCGACAGCCGGGCCAACACAGTCTACGGCCTTGGCTTCTCGTCCGAGAGCCACTTGAGCAAG TTTGCAGAGAAATTCGCTGAGTTCAAGGAGGCGGCGCGGTTAGCGAAGGAGAGGTCCCAGGAGAAGACGGAGCTCACCAGCACTCCCTCGCAG GAGTCGGCGTCGGCGCCAGGTGACCTACAGTCACCTCTGACGTCAGAGAGCATCAATGGTACAGACGAGGACAGAGTCACACCAAACACACCGAAGCACAGCAAAGCCAGAGCAGAGCCTTCCCAGAACGCATTACCCTTCTCTCACAG TTCCTCAAGCATCAACAAGCACTGGGAGGCCGAGCTGGCGGCGCTGAAGGGGAACAACGCCAAACTGACTGCGGCTCTGCTCGAGTCCACAGCCAACGTCAAACAGTGGAAGCAGCAGCTGGGGGCCTATCAGGAGGAGGCAGAGCGGCTACACAAACGG GTGACAGAGCTGGAGTGCGTGAGTGGCCAAACAACAGCGATCAAATCTCAGAAAACAGAACTCAACAGAACAATAGAGGAGCTGGAGTTGGCTTTAAAGGCCAAGGAGGAG GAGCTGGAGAGACTTAAAGCAGAGGTGGAGAGTGCCAATGAGTTTAGGTTTCAAAAAGACACCCTCACACAGAAACTAAAG GAGACGGAGTCGAGAAACCAGATGCTGGAGGTGCAGCTGAGCGACCTGGAGCAGCGTTTGGAGAGCAGCCAGCTGGAGAGGGAGACCTACAGGAACAACCTATGTTCCCTGCTAGAGCTGCTGGACAGCAAGATCTTCGAGCTGACGGAGCTGCGCGACATGCTGGCTAAGCTGATGGAGGGCAGCTAG
- the LOC124872569 gene encoding homer protein homolog 1-like isoform X1: MGEQPIFSSRAHVFQIDPNTKKNWVPTSKHAVTVSYFFDSTRNVYRIISLEGSKAIINSTITPNMTFTKTSQKFGQWADSRANTVYGLGFSSESHLSKFAEKFAEFKEAARLAKERSQEKTELTSTPSQESASAPGDLQSPLTSESINGTDEDRVTPNTPKHSKARAEPSQNALPFSHSSSSINKHWEAELAALKGNNAKLTAALLESTANVKQWKQQLGAYQEEAERLHKRVTELECVSGQTTAIKSQKTELNRTIEELELALKAKEEELERLKAEVESANEFRFQKDTLTQKLKETESRNQMLEVQLSDLEQRLESSQLERETYRNNLCSLLELLDSKIFELTELRDMLAKLMEGS; this comes from the exons TGAGCAGCCCATCTTCAGTTCGCGAGCCCACGTCTTCCAGATCGACCCGAACACCAAGAAGAACTGGGTTCCCACGAGCAAGCATGCCGTCACAGTCTCCTACTTCTTCGACAGTACCAGGAATGTGTACCGGATCATCAGTCTGGAAGGCTCCAAG GCTATTATCAACAGCACCATCACCCCCAACATGACCTTCACCAAGACGTCGCAGAAGTTCGGCCAGTGGGCCGACAGCCGGGCCAACACAGTCTACGGCCTTGGCTTCTCGTCCGAGAGCCACTTGAGCAAG TTTGCAGAGAAATTCGCTGAGTTCAAGGAGGCGGCGCGGTTAGCGAAGGAGAGGTCCCAGGAGAAGACGGAGCTCACCAGCACTCCCTCGCAG GAGTCGGCGTCGGCGCCAGGTGACCTACAGTCACCTCTGACGTCAGAGAGCATCAATGGTACAGACGAGGACAGAGTCACACCAAACACACCGAAGCACAGCAAAGCCAGAGCAGAGCCTTCCCAGAACGCATTACCCTTCTCTCACAG TTCCTCAAGCATCAACAAGCACTGGGAGGCCGAGCTGGCGGCGCTGAAGGGGAACAACGCCAAACTGACTGCGGCTCTGCTCGAGTCCACAGCCAACGTCAAACAGTGGAAGCAGCAGCTGGGGGCCTATCAGGAGGAGGCAGAGCGGCTACACAAACGG GTGACAGAGCTGGAGTGCGTGAGTGGCCAAACAACAGCGATCAAATCTCAGAAAACAGAACTCAACAGAACAATAGAGGAGCTGGAGTTGGCTTTAAAGGCCAAGGAGGAG GAGCTGGAGAGACTTAAAGCAGAGGTGGAGAGTGCCAATGAGTTTAGGTTTCAAAAAGACACCCTCACACAGAAACTAAAG GAGACGGAGTCGAGAAACCAGATGCTGGAGGTGCAGCTGAGCGACCTGGAGCAGCGTTTGGAGAGCAGCCAGCTGGAGAGGGAGACCTACAGGAACAACCTATGTTCCCTGCTAGAGCTGCTGGACAGCAAGATCTTCGAGCTGACGGAGCTGCGCGACATGCTGGCTAAGCTGATGGAGGGCAGCTAG
- the LOC124872569 gene encoding homer protein homolog 1-like isoform X3 gives MGEQPIFSSRAHVFQIDPNTKKNWVPTSKHAVTVSYFFDSTRNVYRIISLEGSKAIINSTITPNMTFTKTSQKFGQWADSRANTVYGLGFSSESHLSKFAEKFAEFKEAARLAKERSQEKTELTSTPSQGGAVKRNVLSVNKPGKKKESASAPGDLQSPLTSESINGTDEDRVTPNTPKHSKARAEPSQNALPFSHSSSSINKHWEAELAALKGNNAKLTAALLESTANVKQWKQQLGAYQEEAERLHKRVTELECVSGQTTAIKSQKTELNRTIEELELALKAKEEELERLKAEVESANEFRFQKDTLTQKLKETESRNQMLEVQLSDLEQRLESSQLERETYRNNLCSLLELLDSKIFELTELRDMLAKLMEGS, from the exons TGAGCAGCCCATCTTCAGTTCGCGAGCCCACGTCTTCCAGATCGACCCGAACACCAAGAAGAACTGGGTTCCCACGAGCAAGCATGCCGTCACAGTCTCCTACTTCTTCGACAGTACCAGGAATGTGTACCGGATCATCAGTCTGGAAGGCTCCAAG GCTATTATCAACAGCACCATCACCCCCAACATGACCTTCACCAAGACGTCGCAGAAGTTCGGCCAGTGGGCCGACAGCCGGGCCAACACAGTCTACGGCCTTGGCTTCTCGTCCGAGAGCCACTTGAGCAAG TTTGCAGAGAAATTCGCTGAGTTCAAGGAGGCGGCGCGGTTAGCGAAGGAGAGGTCCCAGGAGAAGACGGAGCTCACCAGCACTCCCTCGCAG GGTGGCGCTGTAAAGAGGAATGTGTTGTCTGTCAACAAACCTGGTAAAAAGAAG GAGTCGGCGTCGGCGCCAGGTGACCTACAGTCACCTCTGACGTCAGAGAGCATCAATGGTACAGACGAGGACAGAGTCACACCAAACACACCGAAGCACAGCAAAGCCAGAGCAGAGCCTTCCCAGAACGCATTACCCTTCTCTCACAG TTCCTCAAGCATCAACAAGCACTGGGAGGCCGAGCTGGCGGCGCTGAAGGGGAACAACGCCAAACTGACTGCGGCTCTGCTCGAGTCCACAGCCAACGTCAAACAGTGGAAGCAGCAGCTGGGGGCCTATCAGGAGGAGGCAGAGCGGCTACACAAACGG GTGACAGAGCTGGAGTGCGTGAGTGGCCAAACAACAGCGATCAAATCTCAGAAAACAGAACTCAACAGAACAATAGAGGAGCTGGAGTTGGCTTTAAAGGCCAAGGAGGAG GAGCTGGAGAGACTTAAAGCAGAGGTGGAGAGTGCCAATGAGTTTAGGTTTCAAAAAGACACCCTCACACAGAAACTAAAG GAGACGGAGTCGAGAAACCAGATGCTGGAGGTGCAGCTGAGCGACCTGGAGCAGCGTTTGGAGAGCAGCCAGCTGGAGAGGGAGACCTACAGGAACAACCTATGTTCCCTGCTAGAGCTGCTGGACAGCAAGATCTTCGAGCTGACGGAGCTGCGCGACATGCTGGCTAAGCTGATGGAGGGCAGCTAG